One window from the genome of Cryobacterium sp. GrIS_2_6 encodes:
- a CDS encoding type II toxin-antitoxin system PemK/MazF family toxin, whose product MRPIHIAHLDKARPVLILTRELVRPHLSNVTFAAITSTIRGLSTEVLIGRANGLDHDCVVSCDNIQTVPSDSIGKHIGYLLEDQESELSAAIRTAFDLE is encoded by the coding sequence ATGCGGCCCATCCATATCGCGCATCTCGACAAGGCACGCCCCGTTCTCATCCTCACCCGGGAGCTCGTCAGACCGCATCTCAGTAACGTCACGTTCGCCGCCATCACAAGCACGATCAGGGGACTGTCCACCGAGGTCCTCATCGGTCGCGCAAACGGACTCGACCATGATTGTGTCGTCAGTTGCGACAACATCCAGACAGTACCGAGCGATTCCATCGGCAAGCACATCGGGTATCTCCTGGAGGATCAGGAATCGGAGCTCAGCGCGGCCATTCGCACCGCGTTCGACCTCGAGTGA
- a CDS encoding GNAT family N-acetyltransferase: MAIHATLLAASDAQLRLWAPAVPPASPVYELEGPVLRVVGRTRGFVETAQDVGVRGEDLDALIRRHRDFFAARSEAVEWKTRSHDLPADLPERLEAAGFVAEERETVVIGLTGPLASAPILPDGITLRRVTTRADFERIAALQTEVWGEEHAWLADDLESSVREAGDDVVIIVAEAGDRLVSSARIEFQPGTDFAGLWGGSTLAEWRGRGVYRALVAARAQLAARRGVPYLQVDASDDSLPILLRLGFEAVTTTTPYLWTPALTESTAGYQAAGL; encoded by the coding sequence ATGGCCATTCATGCAACCCTCCTCGCCGCCTCCGACGCCCAGCTCCGCCTGTGGGCGCCCGCAGTGCCGCCCGCTTCCCCCGTTTACGAGCTCGAGGGGCCCGTGCTCCGGGTCGTCGGCCGCACCCGCGGCTTCGTCGAGACGGCGCAGGACGTGGGCGTGCGTGGCGAAGACCTCGACGCCCTGATCCGCCGCCACCGCGACTTCTTCGCGGCCCGCAGCGAGGCCGTCGAGTGGAAGACCCGCAGCCACGACCTGCCCGCCGACCTGCCCGAACGGCTCGAGGCCGCGGGTTTTGTGGCCGAGGAGCGCGAGACGGTCGTGATTGGGCTGACCGGGCCGCTCGCATCCGCCCCGATCCTGCCGGACGGTATCACCCTGCGCCGGGTCACGACTCGAGCGGACTTCGAGCGGATCGCGGCGCTGCAGACCGAGGTATGGGGCGAGGAGCATGCCTGGCTCGCCGACGACCTCGAATCGAGCGTGCGGGAAGCGGGCGATGACGTCGTGATCATCGTCGCCGAGGCGGGGGACCGGCTCGTCTCGTCCGCCCGCATCGAATTCCAGCCCGGCACGGACTTCGCAGGGCTCTGGGGCGGGTCGACCCTCGCCGAGTGGCGCGGCAGGGGCGTCTACCGGGCCCTCGTCGCGGCCCGCGCGCAGCTCGCCGCCCGCCGCGGCGTGCCCTACCTCCAGGTCGACGCCTCGGACGACAGCCTGCCGATCCTGCTGCGCCTCGGCTTCGAGGCCGTCACGACGACGACCCCCTACCTGTGGACCCCGGCCCTGACAGAGAGCACGGCGGGCTACCAGGCAGCGGGCTTGTAG
- a CDS encoding SDR family NAD(P)-dependent oxidoreductase — protein sequence MTIEPSAASVPVPSIDPDDLETALRVLASLAALDQEDPDFVTVRQATAKMFKSVKQVRRGEKRALIAEADREVIAATATGAPTRIDDETVGAQLRLGTDRASAGELLVPRACYICKQKYTLVDAFYHQLCPACAAMSHGKRDARTDLTGKRALLTGGRAKIGMYIALRLLRDGAHTTITTRFPRDAVRRFTAMPDSGNWLHRLRIVGIDLRDPAQVIGLADSVAAAGPLDILINNAAQTVRRSPGSYSMLVEAESSPLPADSVPEIVTFGHTNDAHPSALAASVTSHPILAAATVSATEALTADDLTALALAPGSSSLARHAAGTAIDAGGLVPDLHSVNSWTANVEDVDPLEMLEVQLCNTTAPFLLVSRLRASLAASTARRTYVVNVSAMEGVFGRGYKGPGHPHTNMAKAALNMLTRTSAKEMLGDGIMMTSVDTGWITDERPHPTKLRLAEEGFHAPLDLVDGAARVYDPIVRGEAGEDLYGVFLKDYKPAAW from the coding sequence ATGACCATCGAGCCTTCCGCAGCGTCCGTGCCCGTCCCGAGCATCGACCCCGACGACCTCGAGACCGCCCTGCGAGTGCTCGCCTCCCTCGCCGCACTCGACCAGGAAGACCCGGACTTCGTCACCGTCCGGCAGGCGACCGCCAAGATGTTCAAGTCGGTCAAGCAGGTGCGCCGCGGCGAGAAGCGGGCCCTGATCGCGGAGGCCGACCGTGAGGTCATCGCCGCGACCGCAACCGGCGCCCCGACCCGGATCGACGACGAGACCGTCGGCGCCCAGCTACGCCTCGGCACCGACCGGGCGTCGGCCGGCGAGCTTCTCGTTCCACGGGCGTGCTACATCTGCAAACAGAAGTACACCCTCGTCGACGCGTTCTACCATCAGCTCTGCCCGGCCTGCGCTGCGATGAGCCACGGGAAACGCGACGCCCGCACGGACCTGACCGGCAAGCGCGCACTCCTCACCGGCGGCCGGGCGAAGATCGGCATGTACATCGCGCTACGGCTACTGCGGGACGGCGCCCACACCACCATCACGACCCGGTTTCCCCGGGACGCGGTCAGACGCTTCACCGCGATGCCCGACTCCGGCAACTGGCTGCACCGGCTGCGGATCGTCGGCATCGACCTGCGCGACCCCGCCCAGGTGATCGGCCTCGCCGACTCCGTGGCCGCCGCCGGCCCCCTGGACATCCTGATCAATAACGCGGCGCAGACCGTACGCCGCTCCCCCGGCTCGTACTCGATGCTCGTCGAGGCAGAGTCTTCGCCGCTGCCGGCCGATTCCGTGCCCGAGATCGTCACCTTCGGCCATACCAACGACGCCCACCCGAGCGCCCTCGCGGCCTCGGTGACGAGCCACCCGATCCTCGCCGCGGCGACGGTGTCGGCGACCGAAGCGCTCACCGCGGACGACCTCACCGCGCTCGCGCTCGCACCCGGGTCGTCCTCGCTCGCCCGGCACGCGGCCGGTACCGCGATCGACGCGGGCGGGCTCGTTCCCGACCTTCACTCCGTGAACAGCTGGACCGCCAACGTCGAGGACGTCGACCCGCTCGAGATGCTCGAGGTGCAGCTCTGCAACACGACAGCGCCGTTCCTGCTCGTGAGCCGTTTGCGGGCCTCGCTCGCGGCATCCACTGCCCGGCGCACGTACGTCGTCAACGTGTCTGCGATGGAAGGCGTCTTCGGCCGCGGTTACAAGGGACCAGGCCACCCGCACACGAACATGGCCAAGGCCGCGCTCAACATGCTCACCCGCACGAGCGCGAAGGAGATGCTCGGCGACGGGATCATGATGACGAGCGTCGACACCGGCTGGATCACCGACGAGCGGCCGCACCCGACCAAGCTGCGCCTCGCCGAGGAGGGCTTCCATGCCCCGCTCGACCTCGTCGACGGCGCGGCGCGGGTCTACGACCCGATCGTGCGCGGCGAGGCCGGCGAGGACCTCTACGGCGTCTTCCTCAAGGACTACAAGCCCGCTGCCTGGTAG
- a CDS encoding MFS transporter — protein MPRDRSTSDSMPGATRATTKTKKPLLQRRLRVSHVNVVDQPMLKKALGGTIVGNTMEWYDVGVFGYLITTMGPVFLPEADKSVQTLFLLGTFAATFIARPIGGVFFGWLGDKIGRQKVLAMTLMIMAASTFVVGILPNYAMIGSWAAALLVLTKLVQGFSTGGEYAGATTFVSEHAPDKHRGFFASFLDMGSYLGFAIGAALVSILQVTLGQPAMEDWGWRLPFLLAGPLGLIAIYFRMKIEESPAFQATLDAKEAASLDPNGTDAVPNGPLTIFKAHWRGILLAMILVAAANTVGYALTSYMPTYLTSSLGYDELHGTLLTIPVLVIMALCIPLTGHLSDKIGRRPVLWVGAISTVVLSIPAFMLIGVGEIWSTLLGLALIAFPVTFYVSNLASALPALFPTESRYGAMGIAYNFAVAIFGGTTPFIIAALIQATGDDMMPAYYLMATSAVGAVSIFFLKESAQRPLPGSMPSVDSVFEARELVATQDENPNLDTNEMPFDHTYEPATSSIDAILPEPETEPERHPVGV, from the coding sequence GTGCCCAGAGACCGTAGTACGTCAGACTCTATGCCCGGTGCCACGCGCGCCACAACCAAGACCAAAAAGCCCCTCCTGCAGCGTCGCCTGAGGGTGTCCCACGTCAACGTCGTCGACCAGCCGATGCTCAAGAAAGCACTCGGCGGAACCATCGTGGGAAACACCATGGAATGGTACGACGTCGGCGTGTTCGGCTACCTCATCACGACCATGGGACCGGTGTTCCTCCCCGAGGCCGACAAGTCGGTCCAGACCCTGTTCCTCCTCGGCACCTTCGCCGCCACCTTCATCGCCCGCCCCATCGGCGGCGTCTTCTTCGGCTGGCTCGGCGACAAGATCGGCCGCCAGAAGGTCCTCGCCATGACGCTGATGATCATGGCCGCGTCGACCTTCGTGGTCGGCATCCTGCCGAACTACGCGATGATCGGCAGCTGGGCCGCCGCTCTCCTGGTGTTGACCAAGCTCGTCCAGGGCTTCTCCACCGGTGGCGAGTACGCCGGTGCCACCACCTTCGTCAGCGAACACGCCCCGGACAAGCACCGCGGATTCTTCGCGAGCTTCCTCGACATGGGCAGCTACCTCGGCTTCGCGATCGGCGCTGCACTCGTGTCGATCCTGCAGGTCACCCTGGGCCAGCCGGCCATGGAGGACTGGGGCTGGCGCCTGCCGTTCCTGCTCGCCGGACCGCTCGGCCTGATCGCCATCTACTTCCGGATGAAGATCGAGGAATCCCCCGCCTTCCAGGCCACCCTCGATGCCAAGGAAGCAGCATCACTGGATCCGAACGGTACTGACGCGGTCCCGAACGGCCCGCTGACCATCTTCAAGGCGCACTGGCGGGGCATCCTGCTCGCCATGATCCTGGTCGCCGCGGCGAACACGGTCGGCTATGCGCTCACCTCGTATATGCCGACCTACCTGACGAGCTCGCTCGGGTACGACGAGTTGCACGGCACGCTGCTCACCATTCCGGTGCTCGTCATCATGGCGCTCTGCATCCCACTGACCGGGCACCTGTCCGACAAGATCGGCCGCCGACCGGTGCTCTGGGTCGGTGCGATCAGCACGGTCGTGCTCTCCATCCCTGCGTTCATGCTGATCGGTGTCGGCGAGATCTGGTCGACCCTGCTCGGTCTTGCCCTGATCGCGTTCCCGGTGACGTTCTACGTGTCGAACCTCGCCTCGGCCCTGCCCGCGCTGTTCCCGACCGAGAGCCGGTACGGCGCGATGGGCATCGCGTACAACTTCGCGGTCGCCATCTTCGGTGGAACCACCCCGTTCATCATCGCGGCCCTCATCCAGGCAACGGGCGACGACATGATGCCCGCCTACTACCTGATGGCCACCTCGGCTGTCGGAGCGGTGAGCATCTTCTTCCTCAAGGAGAGCGCCCAGCGCCCCCTGCCCGGCTCGATGCCGAGCGTCGACTCCGTCTTCGAGGCCCGGGAACTCGTCGCCACCCAGGACGAGAACCCGAACCTCGACACCAATGAGATGCCGTTCGACCACACCTATGAGCCGGCGACGAGCTCGATCGACGCCATTCTCCCGGAGCCCGAAACCGAGCCAGAGCGCCACCCGGTCGGCGTCTAG
- a CDS encoding DsbA family protein — translation MTAKVKFWFDPSCPWAWMTSRWVDEVASQRDLDVTWKVMSLAVLNEDNDVSEEYAAFFPRALRYTRLVQAAQELHGQATVKALYDALGTRIHPGGSTNPDEVIPAALAEVGLPADFAAWADSDHYDPEMRASHFDGMNRVGQDVGTPVIAVNDVAFFGPVISPAPKGEAATKLWDGVVAVAAYPGFFEMKRTRTVGPIFD, via the coding sequence ATGACCGCGAAAGTGAAGTTCTGGTTCGACCCCTCCTGCCCGTGGGCCTGGATGACCTCCCGTTGGGTCGATGAGGTGGCCTCGCAGCGTGACCTCGACGTCACATGGAAGGTGATGAGCCTCGCGGTGCTCAATGAGGACAACGACGTGAGCGAAGAGTATGCCGCGTTCTTCCCGCGGGCGCTCCGGTACACCCGCCTCGTGCAGGCGGCGCAGGAGTTGCACGGGCAGGCGACAGTGAAGGCCCTCTACGACGCACTCGGCACCCGGATCCACCCCGGCGGAAGCACGAACCCCGACGAGGTCATCCCGGCGGCGCTCGCCGAGGTCGGCCTTCCTGCGGACTTCGCCGCCTGGGCCGACAGCGACCACTACGACCCGGAGATGCGCGCAAGCCACTTCGACGGGATGAACCGGGTCGGCCAGGACGTCGGCACCCCGGTCATCGCGGTGAACGACGTCGCCTTCTTCGGCCCGGTCATCTCGCCGGCGCCCAAGGGCGAAGCCGCCACGAAACTGTGGGACGGCGTCGTGGCCGTGGCCGCGTACCCCGGTTTCTTCGAGATGAAGCGCACCCGCACGGTCGGTCCGATCTTCGACTGA
- a CDS encoding ribose-5-phosphate isomerase — MRIHLATDHAGHDFSRFLVGHLTEAGHEVVDHGPTSYDPLDDYPSFCINAAQGVVDDQAAGIDALGVVFGGSGNGEQMAANKVVGVRAALVWNLDIARLAREHNNANVISIGARQHTIEEATSFIDAFIAEPFTGEERHARRIRQLFEYETTRSISGIRVDPARLDPSGVDPARSAR; from the coding sequence ATGCGCATTCACCTCGCCACTGACCATGCCGGCCACGATTTCAGCCGTTTCCTCGTCGGTCACCTGACCGAGGCCGGCCACGAGGTCGTCGACCATGGGCCCACGAGCTACGACCCGCTCGACGACTACCCGTCGTTCTGCATCAATGCCGCCCAAGGCGTCGTCGACGACCAGGCCGCGGGCATCGACGCGCTCGGCGTCGTCTTCGGGGGATCGGGCAACGGCGAGCAGATGGCCGCGAACAAGGTCGTCGGGGTCAGGGCCGCGCTGGTCTGGAACCTGGACATCGCCCGGCTCGCGCGTGAGCACAACAACGCGAACGTCATCTCGATCGGTGCCCGCCAGCACACGATCGAGGAGGCGACCTCCTTCATTGACGCGTTCATCGCCGAACCGTTCACGGGCGAGGAACGCCACGCACGACGGATCCGCCAGCTTTTCGAATATGAGACCACCCGGTCCATCTCCGGCATCAGGGTCGACCCGGCACGCCTCGACCCGTCCGGCGTCGACCCGGCCCGCAGCGCGCGCTGA
- a CDS encoding DNA-formamidopyrimidine glycosylase family protein, which yields MPEGHSVHRIARQFARNFVGHRVQLSSPQGRFVEGAAVLDGHVMTRARAVGKHMFLEFDNGLWLRVHLGMYGAWDFAGEILMDATIASANGRMGQTNQRGTDPDGPADAVLDSAGENSLRSIGAPRRTRVRMAEQEKEIDQLETFPPEPVGQVRVRLLTDTVCADLRGPTACQVLDAAEVQAVIDKAGPDPLLDDSPAAEDRFTAVVRRKPTPIGLLLMDQSVVSGIGNVYRAELLFRAGVNPHAPGKSLTEDTVRGLWRDWAHLLTIGVETGQMMTMDDLAGADWVLAMKNRADRHWAYKREGLPCRVCGTHILLEEMGARKLYWCPTCQA from the coding sequence GTGCCAGAGGGTCATTCCGTCCACCGGATCGCCCGGCAGTTCGCGCGCAACTTCGTGGGCCACCGGGTGCAGCTGTCCTCGCCGCAAGGCCGTTTCGTCGAAGGCGCCGCCGTCCTCGACGGGCACGTGATGACCAGGGCGCGCGCCGTCGGCAAGCACATGTTCCTCGAATTCGACAACGGGCTCTGGCTGCGGGTGCACCTCGGCATGTACGGCGCCTGGGACTTCGCCGGTGAGATCCTGATGGACGCCACGATCGCATCCGCCAACGGACGGATGGGCCAGACCAACCAGCGCGGCACTGACCCCGACGGGCCGGCGGATGCCGTCCTCGACTCCGCGGGGGAGAACTCGCTTCGGAGCATCGGAGCTCCCCGGCGCACCCGGGTGCGGATGGCCGAGCAGGAGAAGGAGATCGACCAGCTCGAGACCTTCCCGCCCGAACCGGTCGGGCAGGTGCGGGTGCGCCTGCTCACCGACACGGTGTGCGCGGACCTGCGCGGCCCCACCGCCTGCCAGGTACTCGACGCCGCAGAGGTGCAGGCGGTCATCGACAAGGCCGGCCCTGACCCGCTCCTCGACGACAGCCCCGCAGCGGAGGACCGGTTCACGGCCGTCGTGCGCCGCAAGCCCACCCCGATCGGACTGCTCCTGATGGACCAGTCCGTGGTGAGCGGCATCGGGAACGTCTATCGCGCCGAACTGTTGTTCCGGGCCGGGGTCAACCCGCACGCGCCGGGCAAGAGCCTCACCGAGGACACCGTGCGCGGTCTCTGGCGGGACTGGGCGCACCTGCTGACGATCGGCGTCGAAACCGGCCAGATGATGACCATGGACGACCTCGCCGGGGCCGACTGGGTGCTCGCGATGAAGAATCGCGCGGACCGGCACTGGGCCTACAAACGCGAGGGCCTGCCCTGCCGGGTCTGCGGCACCCACATCCTGCTCGAGGAGATGGGCGCCCGCAAGCTCTACTGGTGCCCGACCTGCCAGGCCTGA
- a CDS encoding FMN-binding negative transcriptional regulator — protein MRNTPSFVLTDPAEIRRLIRENPWATLVSHTSTGDLVASHYPMLLDESVAGTDAVSGELVLVTHVGRPDEQLHELGQHEMIVIIQGPHGYVSPGWYDSNPAVPTWNFITAHLYGTPEILSAEENLLVLDRLVDHFEERLPEPRRLHGTAANSAYADRISAGTVGFRLRVTRVVAKSKLSQNKPPETVDRIISELEGTGPYASPTLAAEMRRAHGRLSRAARAGDDS, from the coding sequence ATGCGCAACACCCCCAGCTTCGTGCTCACCGATCCCGCCGAAATCCGGCGGCTGATCCGGGAGAACCCGTGGGCGACCCTGGTCAGTCACACGAGCACGGGCGATCTCGTCGCCTCGCACTACCCGATGCTTCTCGACGAGTCCGTTGCAGGAACGGATGCCGTTTCCGGCGAGCTCGTGCTGGTCACCCACGTGGGTCGTCCAGACGAGCAGCTGCACGAACTCGGGCAGCACGAGATGATCGTGATCATCCAGGGCCCGCACGGGTACGTGTCCCCGGGGTGGTACGATTCCAACCCGGCCGTGCCGACCTGGAACTTCATCACCGCGCACCTCTACGGCACGCCGGAGATCCTCAGCGCCGAGGAGAACCTGCTCGTGCTCGACCGGCTCGTCGACCACTTCGAGGAGCGCCTGCCCGAACCGCGCCGCCTGCACGGGACGGCCGCGAACTCGGCGTACGCCGACCGGATCTCGGCCGGTACCGTCGGATTCCGCCTCCGGGTCACCCGGGTGGTCGCCAAGAGCAAGCTCAGCCAGAACAAGCCTCCCGAGACCGTCGACCGCATCATCTCCGAACTCGAGGGGACCGGTCCGTACGCGAGCCCCACCCTCGCAGCCGAGATGCGTCGCGCGCACGGGAGGCTCTCCCGCGCCGCCCGGGCCGGAGACGACTCATGA
- a CDS encoding amidohydrolase family protein: protein MSPGPLVLRNARLPGSDELTDVEIVDGTVRKLGFLGGEGGEGGDGPAVESIDLGERWLIPGLWDNHVHFTQWAQIARRLDVSTAGSAAEAARIVAGRIPLLTTGETLIGFGFRDGLWPDTPGRAVLDAVSGTVPVVLVSGDLHSVWLNSAALDARGLGDHPTGLLREEEAFAVERALDAVPDAISDTWADEAARVAAARGVVGIVDLEMVWNLDVWRRRIAAGTDSLRVEFGIYTEHLERAVAEGLRSGAVIAETGGLLSVGPYKVITDGSLNTRTAYCFDDYPGLTGADANGVLSVTPDDLLRWMRLASKSGIRPAVHAIGDRANRIALDAFETLGCAGSIEHAQLLSYADVDRFAALGVVASVQPEHAVDDRDVADRYWAGRTDRAFMLASLLRAGARLALGSDAPVAPLDPWVGIAAAVGRTRDGREAWHPEQGVSRQAALAASARGRHRVAVGDPADLAVCETDPFVASLDDLRRMNVAATLLGGRFTHRAL, encoded by the coding sequence ATGAGCCCGGGTCCTCTCGTCCTCCGGAACGCCCGACTGCCCGGGAGCGATGAACTCACCGATGTCGAAATCGTCGACGGCACGGTCAGGAAGCTCGGCTTCCTCGGCGGAGAGGGCGGCGAGGGCGGCGACGGTCCTGCGGTCGAGTCGATCGACCTCGGCGAGCGCTGGCTGATCCCCGGACTGTGGGACAACCACGTGCACTTCACCCAGTGGGCGCAGATCGCCCGCCGACTCGACGTGTCGACAGCGGGCAGCGCCGCGGAGGCCGCCCGGATCGTCGCGGGGCGCATCCCGCTGCTCACGACAGGGGAGACCCTGATCGGCTTCGGCTTCCGTGACGGGCTCTGGCCGGATACCCCCGGCCGCGCCGTCCTCGACGCCGTTTCCGGAACGGTCCCCGTCGTCCTCGTCAGCGGCGACCTGCACAGCGTCTGGCTCAACTCCGCCGCCCTCGACGCCCGCGGACTCGGCGACCACCCCACCGGCCTGCTCCGCGAAGAGGAGGCCTTCGCGGTGGAACGGGCACTTGACGCCGTTCCGGACGCGATCAGCGACACCTGGGCTGACGAAGCGGCCCGGGTCGCCGCCGCCCGTGGCGTCGTCGGCATCGTCGACCTCGAAATGGTCTGGAACCTCGACGTCTGGCGCCGCCGCATCGCCGCAGGCACCGATTCGCTCCGGGTGGAGTTCGGCATCTACACCGAACACCTCGAGCGCGCCGTCGCCGAGGGCCTCCGCTCCGGCGCCGTCATCGCCGAAACCGGCGGTTTGCTCAGCGTCGGCCCGTACAAGGTCATCACCGACGGTTCGCTCAACACCCGCACCGCATACTGCTTCGACGATTACCCGGGGCTGACCGGCGCCGACGCCAACGGCGTGCTGAGCGTGACACCGGACGACCTGCTCCGCTGGATGCGCCTCGCGAGCAAGTCCGGCATCCGCCCCGCCGTTCACGCGATCGGCGACCGGGCCAACCGGATCGCCCTCGACGCCTTCGAGACCCTCGGCTGTGCGGGAAGCATCGAACATGCCCAGTTGCTCAGCTACGCCGACGTCGACCGGTTCGCCGCCCTCGGCGTCGTCGCGAGCGTGCAGCCAGAGCACGCCGTCGACGACCGCGACGTCGCGGACCGCTACTGGGCCGGCCGTACCGACCGCGCCTTCATGCTCGCGAGTCTGCTCCGCGCCGGGGCCCGACTCGCGCTCGGCTCCGACGCGCCCGTCGCGCCGCTCGACCCCTGGGTCGGCATCGCCGCCGCGGTCGGGCGCACCAGGGACGGCCGCGAAGCCTGGCACCCCGAGCAGGGCGTGTCCCGCCAGGCCGCGCTCGCCGCATCCGCCCGCGGCAGGCACCGGGTCGCGGTCGGCGACCCGGCCGACCTCGCCGTCTGCGAGACCGACCCGTTCGTCGCGTCCCTCGACGACCTGCGGCGGATGAACGTCGCAGCGACCCTGCTCGGCGGCCGGTTCACCCACCGCGCGCTCTGA
- a CDS encoding sensor domain-containing protein has product MTTTTPATVPHSGESGSLETVQTPLSDNPGYRGLWRSVPRELGFLLLALPVAVIALSVLSTVFFTGVGMVAIFVGLFVIVAALYAARGFGLVELTRLRWAGQPAIRPPRWERDGQPVTPLRTLLGPLVGGHYWLYLLHGMVVNFVISLVSWTVTVVWLSIALGGVTFWLWGWSIPQGPEGATGLLGLGELILPGTQGVGNPYLVESLLELALGLAFLATLPYVTRGLVLVHRFIGQGMLGAWRSEALSREVADLSASRGAAVLAEDRGLRRLERDIHDGPQQRLVRLQMDLASAERKLDTDPAAARALLAEAREQAHDTLEELRALSRGLVPPILQDRGLTVALESLSARSTIPVALEFQLEPGLRLPSEIERSVYFIAAELLTNAAKHSRASGIRLHLALRRVPDDDSSWLDLWVIDNGFGGALLTESHGLCGLDERLRGLRGLLSIDSPAGGPTIVGAHIPLAETLPGSIVVS; this is encoded by the coding sequence ATGACAACGACGACACCCGCAACCGTCCCGCACTCCGGGGAATCTGGCAGTCTGGAGACCGTGCAGACCCCTCTGAGCGACAATCCCGGCTATCGAGGCCTCTGGCGGTCGGTACCACGGGAACTCGGCTTCCTCCTGCTCGCCCTTCCCGTCGCGGTCATCGCCCTGAGCGTGCTGAGCACCGTCTTCTTCACGGGCGTCGGCATGGTCGCGATCTTCGTGGGGCTGTTCGTGATCGTCGCCGCGCTCTATGCCGCGCGTGGCTTCGGCCTCGTGGAGCTGACCCGCCTGCGCTGGGCCGGCCAACCGGCCATCCGGCCTCCCCGGTGGGAACGTGACGGCCAGCCGGTCACCCCGCTTCGAACCCTGCTGGGCCCGCTTGTCGGCGGCCACTACTGGCTCTACCTCCTGCACGGCATGGTCGTGAACTTCGTGATCTCGCTCGTGAGCTGGACCGTCACCGTCGTCTGGCTCTCGATCGCCCTCGGCGGGGTCACCTTCTGGCTGTGGGGCTGGTCGATCCCGCAGGGCCCGGAGGGGGCAACCGGGCTGCTGGGCCTCGGCGAGCTGATCCTGCCGGGCACCCAGGGCGTCGGCAACCCGTACCTCGTCGAGAGCCTGCTCGAACTCGCGCTCGGCCTCGCCTTCCTCGCCACGCTGCCCTACGTCACCCGGGGCCTCGTGCTCGTGCACCGGTTCATCGGCCAGGGCATGCTCGGGGCCTGGCGCTCCGAGGCGCTCAGCCGCGAGGTCGCCGACCTGAGCGCCTCCCGCGGCGCGGCCGTCCTCGCAGAAGACCGCGGCCTCCGCCGCCTCGAACGCGATATCCACGACGGACCCCAACAGCGCCTCGTGCGCCTGCAGATGGACCTCGCGAGCGCCGAACGCAAACTCGACACGGACCCTGCCGCCGCCAGGGCGCTGCTCGCCGAGGCGCGGGAGCAGGCCCACGACACCCTCGAGGAGCTCAGGGCGCTGTCCCGCGGGCTCGTCCCGCCGATCCTGCAGGACCGCGGCCTCACCGTCGCCCTCGAGTCCCTCTCTGCCAGGAGCACCATTCCCGTCGCTCTCGAATTCCAGCTCGAGCCGGGGCTGCGGCTGCCCTCCGAGATCGAACGGAGCGTGTATTTCATCGCGGCCGAGCTCCTCACGAACGCCGCGAAGCACTCCCGCGCGAGCGGCATCCGCCTGCACCTCGCCCTGCGCCGGGTGCCGGACGACGACTCCAGCTGGCTCGACCTCTGGGTGATCGACAACGGCTTCGGTGGGGCCTTACTCACCGAATCGCACGGGTTGTGCGGCCTCGACGAGCGCCTGCGGGGGCTGCGCGGCCTGCTCTCGATCGACAGTCCGGCCGGAGGTCCCACTATTGTCGGTGCGCACATCCCGCTGGCCGAAACCCTGCCCGGTTCGATCGTCGTATCCTGA
- a CDS encoding response regulator transcription factor, which translates to MGAAQSLAAGTAPLRLVLAEDSLLLREGLVRLFDEAGFDCVAAYGDADGLLADVDRLRPDIAVLDVRMPPTFRDEGVRAALELRRRLPGVGILLLSQYVEATYAHELLAAGDGGLGYLLKDRVASLDELQDAVLRIHAGGTVLDPQVVRELLGRRTDPLERLTPRERDVLGLMAEGRTNVSIASRLVIGVGAVEKNVTAIFQKLGLDDSGTDHRRVLAVLAFLRH; encoded by the coding sequence ATAGGCGCAGCCCAGTCCCTCGCAGCCGGGACGGCGCCGCTCCGGCTCGTTCTCGCCGAGGACTCGCTCCTGCTTCGCGAGGGGCTCGTGCGGCTCTTCGACGAGGCCGGATTCGACTGCGTGGCCGCGTACGGGGACGCGGACGGCCTGCTCGCCGACGTCGATCGCCTCCGGCCGGACATCGCCGTGCTCGACGTGCGGATGCCGCCGACATTCCGGGACGAAGGGGTGCGTGCCGCACTCGAGCTGCGGCGCCGGCTCCCCGGAGTCGGGATCCTGCTCCTCAGCCAGTACGTCGAGGCCACCTACGCTCACGAACTCCTCGCGGCCGGCGACGGAGGGCTCGGCTACCTGCTCAAGGACCGGGTCGCCTCCCTCGACGAACTGCAGGATGCCGTCCTGCGGATCCACGCCGGCGGAACGGTGCTCGACCCGCAGGTCGTCCGCGAGCTCCTGGGCCGCCGCACCGACCCGCTCGAGAGACTCACTCCCCGGGAGCGGGACGTGCTCGGGCTGATGGCGGAGGGGCGCACCAACGTCAGCATCGCCTCCCGGCTCGTGATCGGCGTCGGCGCCGTCGAGAAGAACGTCACCGCCATTTTCCAGAAACTCGGCCTCGACGATTCGGGAACGGACCACCGCAGGGTGCTCGCCGTCCTCGCCTTCCTCCGCCACTGA